One genomic segment of Eikenella corrodens includes these proteins:
- a CDS encoding HAD family hydrolase, protein MNLAIFDLDHTLINCDSSSEWSNFLYEKGIFSDADMQRHQAFDQDYRKGCLDLDAYLAFVLRPLAEYSRAELDEMHREFMQRIRPSITQMARMLVDSHRDAGDTLLLISATNEFIITPIAREFGIENIIGISLETDDEGNYTGRPIGTPSFQEGKVTRLHQWLAERGQSQADYEKVYFYSDSRNDLPLLEQVNQPVAVNPDPVLTLTAAQRGWPILDFV, encoded by the coding sequence ATGAACCTCGCCATCTTCGACCTCGACCACACCCTCATCAACTGCGACTCCAGCAGCGAATGGAGTAATTTCCTGTACGAAAAAGGCATCTTCAGCGATGCCGATATGCAGCGCCATCAAGCGTTCGACCAAGACTACCGCAAAGGCTGCCTCGATCTCGATGCCTATCTCGCCTTCGTCCTGCGCCCGCTGGCCGAATACAGCCGCGCCGAGTTGGACGAGATGCACCGCGAGTTTATGCAGCGCATCCGCCCAAGTATCACCCAAATGGCCAGAATGCTGGTCGATAGCCACCGCGACGCGGGCGACACCCTGCTGTTGATTTCCGCCACCAACGAATTCATCATCACCCCCATCGCCCGCGAATTCGGCATTGAAAACATCATCGGTATCAGCCTTGAAACCGATGATGAAGGCAACTACACCGGCCGCCCGATAGGCACGCCCAGCTTCCAAGAGGGCAAAGTAACCCGCCTGCACCAATGGCTGGCCGAACGCGGCCAAAGCCAGGCCGACTACGAAAAAGTTTATTTCTACAGCGATTCCCGCAACGACCTGCCGCTCTTGGAGCAAGTAAACCAGCCCGTAGCCGTTAATCCCGACCCTGTGCTCACCCTCACCGCCGCACAGCGCGGCTGGCCGATTTTGGATTTTGTGTGA